One genomic window of Vicia villosa cultivar HV-30 ecotype Madison, WI unplaced genomic scaffold, Vvil1.0 ctg.001710F_1_1, whole genome shotgun sequence includes the following:
- the LOC131636399 gene encoding agamous-like MADS-box protein AGL80 — MGRTKVKLAFIENDAARKSTYKKRKNGLLKKVDELSTLCGIEACAIIFSPYDPQPEIWPSPLGVQKVLSKFMTVPEFEKSKKMVNPEIFLKQRVMKVKEKLNKQRRENWEKEMTMLMFQCLNAAKIVDNNIAETDLKNLSWMIDKNLKHICRRLEGEDSCIINSQDQLEMALAALPPPTTSQNETLEMNNADTITMNDHGEEAILFGNDAQIQNEFWSNLLP, encoded by the coding sequence ATGGGTAGAACAAAGGTGAAACTCGCTTTCATTGAGAATGATGCTGCAAGGAAATCAACATATAAGAAAAGGAAGAATGGTTTATTGAAGAAAGTTGATGAACTAAGCACTCTTTGTGGAATTGAAGCTTGTGCCATAATTTTTAGTCCGTATGATCCTCAACCTGAGATTTGGCCATCCCCATTAGGAGTCCAAAAGGTTCTCTCCAAATTCATGACagtgcctgaatttgagaaaagCAAAAAAATGGTGAATCCCGagattttcttgaaacaaagggTTATGAAGGTTAAAGAGAAACTAAACAAGCAAAGGAGAGAGAATTGGGAGAAGGAGATGACTATGCTCATGTTTCAATGTCTCAATGCAGCGAAAATTGTGGACAACAATATCGCAGAGACTGATTTGAAAAATCTATCTTGGATGATTGACAAGAATTTGAAACATATCTGTAGAAGGTTGGAGGGAGAGGATAGTTGCATTATTAATAGTCAAGATCAGCTTGAAATGGCATTGGCAGCACTACCACCACCAACAACATCCCAGAATGAAACACTTGAAATGAATAATGCTGACACTATCACAATGAATGATCATGGGGAGGAAGCAATATTGTTTGGTAATGATGCTCAAATTCAAAATGAATTTTGGAGTAATCTTTTACCTTAG